Within Sandaracinaceae bacterium, the genomic segment GCAGCCCCCCGCGCCAGCGGCCAGTACACGCCTGCTGCGAGCACGTCGCACACCGCGGCCTTGGCCGTGCGAGGAAGCTTCGAGATGCGGTTGCGAAGCAGCTCCGACGCTTTCCAGGTGAGCGCGAACCACTTGGGCCGGTTGTCGAAGCGATAGTAGAGATAGAGCAGCAGGGGAGCACCCGGCTTGAGGGCACGCGCACACGCCTTGATGGCGTCGGGCGTGGACGGTACGTGGTGCAGCACCCCCAGGCTGTACAGGAAGTCGAGCGACCCAGGCTCGAAAGGCAGCTCATCCACGCTCGCCAACGCGAAGTCGCAACCTGGAACGCCCGCCAGCTGCGCCTTGGCCACGGCCAGCGCTTCGGAGCTCGCGTCCACGCACGTCAGGTGACCTACGCGCGGCGCCGCCAGGCGTGCCCAGCGGCCCGTCCCGCAGCCGATGTCCGCGCCCCGGGCATCCTTCGGCAGGTCGTCCC encodes:
- a CDS encoding class I SAM-dependent methyltransferase, yielding MSNLDPSTVASFGDEWSRFQQDALPAEEQQRLFNAYFSVFPWDDLPKDARGADIGCGTGRWARLAAPRVGHLTCVDASSEALAVAKAQLAGVPGCDFALASVDELPFEPGSLDFLYSLGVLHHVPSTPDAIKACARALKPGAPLLLYLYYRFDNRPKWFALTWKASELLRNRISKLPRTAKAAVCDVLAAGVYWPLARGAAVAETLGADVHHVPLSAYRHLSFYTMRTDARDRFGTPLEQRFTRDEIRSMMEAAGLERVRFSEGEPYWCAVGFRRAP